A window of Cryptomeria japonica chromosome 3, Sugi_1.0, whole genome shotgun sequence contains these coding sequences:
- the LOC131076181 gene encoding cyclin-U2-1-like, translating into MANVFSDLGSDEYKAIPRILSVVSSLLERKVARNERLIVPCQKKLSRENLGVFSALQVPAMNIEKYLERIFKYARCSPSVFVVAYVYIDRLIFHIPGFHLTSLNVHRLVLTSVMVATKFLDGFHYNNDHFAKVGGLKLAKLNNLEVEFLFMLRFRLHVTASGFESYCTYFHQIEVALGGGVQIEKALLCFSKTETDNSSRQLEEA; encoded by the exons ATGGCAAATGTGTTCTCAGATTTAGGCAGTGATGAATATAAGGCGATTCCCCGGATTCTTTCGGTAGTTTCTTCCCTGCTCGAGAGAAAAGTAGCCAGGAATGAAAGGCTGATCGTTCCTTGTCAGAAAAAGCTTTCGAGAGAGAATTTGGGTGTTTTCTCTGCACTACAAGTTCCTGCAATGAATATAGAAAAGTATTTGGAGAGGATCTTCAAGTATGCTCGTTGCAGTCCTTCAGTATTTGTTGTGGCCTATGTTTATATTGATCGCCTAATTTTCCACATTCCTGGCTTTCACTTAACATCTCTCAACGTTCACAGGCTTGTTCTTACGAGTGTCATGGTCgctaccaagttccttgatggctt CCATTACAACAACGACCATTTTGCCAAAGTTGGAGGCCTAAAGCTAGCGAAACTGAATAACCTAGAAGTCGAGTTTCTGTTCATGTTGCGGTTCCGATTGCATGTGACAGCGAGTGGGTTTGAGAGTTATTGCACCTACTTTCATCAGATAGAGGTGGCATTAGGCGGAGGTGTTCAGATAGAGAAAGCTCTCCTTTGCTTCTCTAAAACCGAGACAGACAATTCATCCAGGCAATTGGAAGAAGCATAG